In Runella sp. SP2, the genomic window CACACACGCATTAAAAAGAGGAAGCAACCGATTCTTTTGCGAAAAATCGAACGTATTTATTTCGGTTTTTGGGGTAAAATCTTCTGGCGGACGCTTCAACCAAATCTGTAAAAAATTCACCAGATGGTCAGGATACGGGTTGGTGACTTTGTAGCTCATCCCTTCCTTTGCCGAAAACACCTGTACTTGCCCAGCTTCAACAAAACCCGTTTGGTTTAGGCTATTTTCATATTCCAAAGCCCCAACCAACGGAATCAAAACCACATCCGTCGCTTGGTCAACCGTCATTTCGAGGCTACGTTCGTAATCAAGGGTGTCGTCGTTCAGCACGCGCAAGGAGCCAAACGGCTCACGGTTTTCGGCTTGGTACGCTCCAAAATTGAAACTATGGTAGCTCCGAAACCAGTCGAGTTGTGACACTCCGCGCTGGTCGGCTAAGAAGATAATGGCGTTGGTTGAGGGCATCATGGTCTATGAATCAATATAATGGGCTACGCGCTTACAACAATGGTGTGGGTTAAAGCATATCCATTGGCAACACTTCCCGAAAGCGTCGCAAGCTCGTTGGCATACCCGTCTCCAAACACGTTGTCTTTTTCGTTGGTGGTATCCGCTTTGCCTTTTTTGTAATAGTTGGTGGCAGTAGTAAATACGGTGTCACATACATCGGCAGGAAAGGCGATTTGGGTGACCAACAATGACTTACCCGTAGCATCATAAATGTGAACGTGGATGTGTACCGCACGACCAGAATACCAGCCTGGGAAAATTGTTGTAAAACCAACGTTCCCTGATGCATCCGTTGTTTGGCGTCCCCGTAAAAAATGAACCGAAGTGTAATTGGTACTTTGCATACCCGTTCCTCCGTATTCTGAGTAGTTGCCGTCGGCATCGCAGTGCCAAATATCAACCAATGCTCCCGAGAGATTTGTACAGTTGTTATTTTTGTTTTTGATGTTAATAGCCACTGTCATCGGGAGACCTGTGCGGTCAGAACGGATGTCTTTCAACACCAAAGAGCTAGGAGTTTTGGTGGGAAACGGCCCTTCGGTTTCCGAATTTGTCACTGTACAGTTAGTGCTCGAAGAGCCATTGGTAGAACCTTGCGATGTGGTAGAACCCGACGTTGACGTGGTGGGGTCAACGGTGTCTTTGCTACAGGCACTTACGAGGGGTGTTACTGCTGCAATTCCTAAAAGTGACAAGCTTCTTTTCAAAAATTCCTTGCGTTCCATATTCGTTTGATTCGTTTGAATGAGTGATTTTAATTACCCATACGTACAAGACATGCACAACGTTGTGCAAAAAGCCTGTTTTGAGGTAAAGGGCTTAAATGTTGCGGTAAACACAGGTCAGACGATAGTCAGACCTGTGTTTACCGCTGTACTCTTCGTGGTCTGACTATCGCCGACCAGTGTTTGAGGACTCTTCTATTCTTCGTGGTCTGACTATCGTCTGACCACGGTGTTTTTGACTATTTTTTTGTCAAGCGTTTGGTTCATGGTTACTTGTTCGACCGAAAGACGGGCGTTGCTTGTTACAGTAAAACTACCCGTTTGAATATAGTTGAGTGTTGCGGCCAAACAGTTTTCCTGCGTATCGCCCCAGTTTTTACTGAGTCCATCCGATACCGCCGCATCAACGGCTAAGCCCGTGTAATAATCCCCTACATTGTTTGCATTTACCGTTTTAAAGGCAATCGGGGCAATGACGTAATCCATCACCTCAAAACCGTACATGCCTACGGGCTTGCCGTGCGTCGTGCTACCAATTGTTTTGACGTCCAGATACGGTTTTAGGTTATTGATAAGTAATTCGGAGGCGGAAGCAGAGGCCGACGACGTGATGAAGAAAATTCGAGAAAGATTCAAAGAACCCGTTTTAGAAAAGCGAATCGTCTCGTTCCACTGCGAAAGTTTGGTGTTGTGAAGATAGCTAAACATCACCGACGACTTGGTGACACTCGTAGGAGCAAGCGCGTTGGCCAGCATAATTTGCGTTTCGACGTCGCCCCCGCCATTATAGCGCAAGTCCACGATGAGTTCGTTGACTCCTGCACTTTCAAAATTGCTCAATACCGCTTTTAGCTCATTCTGCGAAGGCGTTCCTGTAAAGCTATTGAAGACAAAATACCCAACTTTCCGCCCCGCTACGTCGTAGGTTTTGTTAAAAAGTACCGTATTCATCGTGTAAGTCGCGGCTGTTAGCGCAACGGTGGATGTAGTTCCATCCGATTTTTCAAACCCAAACGTCGTAGAAGTCGCATCATAGAAGGCATTAACAATGGCATCATCCGTCATTGACTTTACCGATTGTCCGTTCAGCGTCGTCAGTTTCCAGCCCCGTTCTACCCCTGCTTTTCCCGCAGGCGATTGGTCATATACATAACGCACGCGCAGGTCGTTGTTGGCATCGTATTTTATCCAAAAACCAAAATCTTGCGTTTCGCCGTCCGAAAAATAGCTATTGAAAGTACTCGCCTTTTCCACAAACGACCAGCGGTCTAATGTTTGATAGGTACGCAACGCATCCATCTCACTTTCAGGGTCGGCATACGATCGAGGATTAAACGTAGTAGGAAGTTTATCATACCACAAATAAACATCTTGCATGTACAGCCAAAGCGAATCGCGAATGTCTGCCGTATTTGAGGAGGTATTTGAAGAACTAGAGCCGCTAGAAGTGGTTTGCGGGTCGAGGTTGTTTTGTTTGCAACTAAAAAGGGCAATACAAAACGCTACAGTCATTCCAATAGTAAGTTTTGCCATGTTGCTCATGATACTGTTTTTAAGTTAGGTGAAGAAAAAAAACAGGGAGAGGTATGACAAATTCGGTCGATGCTCAAAAAGTGGATGATTGCGTTAACAATTGCTGTTACGCATATCCTTCTGGGAGCGTTGCAGAAAACCGTACCCGTGGTTTTACGCTGTGCCCGTGGTTTTGTGCCGTGCCTGTGGTTTCTTCGCCGTGCCCGTGGTTTCTCAAAACCACGGACTCGACAGACGCGGTTTTGAGAAACCGCTGACACAGTTGAGAAACCGCTGACACTTACTAGGAGGAAAAACGTTTGAAAAACTCAGTTTCGTAGCTACTTCCAATCGGAATTTCATTTCCACTAAGCGTAATTGTCTTATTCCGAACGTTTTCAATGCGTCGCATGGGTACAATAAACGACCGATGCACTCGTATAAAATCCCGTGCTGGCAGTTTTTCAACCATGCTTTTCATGGTCATACGCGCCACGATAGGTTTCGCATTTTCGAGCTGAATTTTGAGGTAATCGTCTAACCCCTCGATAAACAAAATGTCGGCGATGGCAATTTTATAGGTGCTGTAATCGGCTTTGATGTATAAATATTCAACAGCAAGCTCAGGTTCTGCTTTTTTGATGAACTGAGAATAATCCAGCGCTTTTTGAACTCCCTGCTGAAAACGCTCGAAGGTAAATGGTTTCAAAAGATAGTCAACTGCGCTGAGGTTAAAGCCTTCTACGGCATATTCAGCGTAGGCCGTCGTAAAAATCACCATCGCCGCTTTTGGAATCGCTTTATAGAAATCAATCCCCGACATGGCAGGCATATTTATATCCAAAAAGAGCAAATCCACCTCATTTTCGTTCAAATAAGCCAGCGCCTCGTCGGTACGCGAAAAGGTTTTTTGTAAGTCAATGAAAGGTACTTGACTGCAAAAATGAGAAATCACCCGCAGTGCAGGGGGCTCGTCGTCGATAGCTATTGCTTTGAGCATAGTGGGGTTACGTTTTTTGATTAATATAAAATAACAGGGTTTTGAGAAACCCTTTGCACGTAGGGTCGGGTTGTGAGCAACCCTCTGCACGTGAGGTCGGGTTTTGAGAAACCCTTTGCACGTGAGGTCGGGTTTTGAGCAACCCTCTGCACGGTGCACGGTGGATTTACGCCATCCGCAATTGTAAATCTACCGTAAAACTATCGACGCTATCCCCGATTTTCAATTCATAATTATCAGGGTAGAGCAATTCCAAACGGTTTTTTGTGTTTTCCATTCCTATACCGCTTGACGTTTCTTCATCATAGAATACTCTCACTTTTTTGTTGAAAGTATGCAGTTGTAATACACCCTTTTCTACTGACAACTGTATCCGAATCAGCGATTTTTCCTGAGGATTTACGCCGTATTTAAACACATTTTCGATAAAAGAAATCAAAATCAACGGCGCTATTTTGTATCCATTAGGTTTGCCCTCTATCCCAAAGTTCACTTCCACGGTATCGTCAAGGCGAAGCTTTTGCAATGCCACATAATTTGAGATATATTCAAACTCTTGTGCCAAATTTACCCAATCAGTATCTGCCTCACGCATGACATACCGCATCAACGACGACAGCTTCACCACGGCATCGGCCGTATGCGGCGACTGCTCAATCGCCAACGAATAGATGCTATTGAGCGTATTAAATAAAAAATGGGGGTTGATTTGTGCTTTCAAAAACGAAAGTTCGGTGTTCAGTTTTTCGCGCTCAGTTTGCCGTAAACGATGGTTAATACTCAAAGCTAATGACACAAAAACACCGACCAAAAACAGAAACAGCGCATGACTTAGCTCAAAACCCACAGGAGGCTTATTTCCCGTTGTCATTTCATGAGGAGGTGGAGGGAAATCATGAAGTCTGGTTTCATCATTAGATGGTGGTGGGGGATGGCCATGTTCCTCAAAGCGGCCTTGGTGTATTTTAGGGCCAATCGACGTTCGGTCAATGGAAGTAAGAAGCAGGAAAATAACCCCAAAACCTGCGCCAACACCCAAGGCGTACCGAATGTACTTTTTGGTAAAATAAAAAGCAGGAATTAGGTAATAATAATTTAAGTAAAAGAAGCCCAGCATAAACAAGTACGACCCAAAATTCGTAAGCTCATGCGGGTTTGAGGTCAGGTGAAGGAGTTGTGAAAGCCCATTGGGCGCAAAAATGTAGGGAAGTGCCAAAAAAGCCAATCCCCCAAATACGTGTACCGAGAATTGCCACGCGGGGCTTTTCATAAAAGGGTATTTTTTGGGAAAATTAGAAGCCTCTTTTATTCCTCCCAAATTCTTGCGGTCATCAGGCATAATTTGTCGGTAGATAAGTATTTATAGCATAGGTTTTGGTTTTTGGTATAGATACTCCTACTTTGTCTCCAAATCCTATAATTGTTTGTTCTGTAGTTATGGCCAACGAAGTACTTCTGCAAATTAGCAGTAAACTGAAAGATTACCGCAAGTCGAAAGGAATAACCATTCAACAATTGGCAGATCGTGCCCAAGTAAGCAAGGGACTTATCTCGCAAATTGAAAACAATCGGACGATTCCTTCACTGTTGGTACTCATCAACCTTATTCGCTCGCTAGGGGTGGATTTGAACGATTTTTTTGCCGATGTAGAACAAGCTTCCGAAGCCAAAGTGCTGGTCAAACGCAGTAGCGAGTATCAGTCGTTTGAAAAAGAACAATCCAAAGGCTTTTTGTACAAACGCATCATGACGCGCAATATCCAAAGCCTTCCTACTGACATTGTGATTCTGGAACTAGCTCCCAAAGCTACCCGCGCTTTCATGGTCAAAACCAATGCCTATGAGTACAAATACATCATTAGCGGAGAAGTGGAATACACCGTGGGTGACCAAAAATATACCTTGAGTGCAGGTGACTCCATTTTCTTTGACGCCAATCTCCCACACAAACCCGTCAACGTTGGAGATACGACCGCGTCTATGCTCGTTATGTATTTCTTCAAAGAGTAATTTTGTTTTATCATAAACCCTAAACCTTTACTACCATGAGTCATTTAATTTATGTATTGATCGTTGGTGCTATTTCAGGATGGTTGGCTGGTCAAATAAGACGAGGATTTGGATTTGGTCTTTTTGGCAATATCGTTGTCGGAATCGTAGGTGCTTTCGTCGGAAACTGGGTCTTTGGTCAGCTTGGCGTCTCGTTGGGTGCAGGTTTATTGAGTACAATTCTCACCTCCGTTATCGGGGCATTGTTGGTGTTGTTCGTCATTGGCCTGATTAAAAAGTAGCGCGTTTATCAACATTTTATACCCAAATAGCCCGTATTTTGCGGGCTGTTTTTATTTTAATCACTCCATTTTCTGTTCTTAGTAGTATGAAACCTTTTATTGCTCTCGCTTTTTTCCTCGTGTCTCTATTCGTACACGGTCAATCCGTACGTCCAACCACGGAATCCGTCGCCAAACACATTCAGTTTTTGGCTTCCGATAAAATGAAAGGACGGGGTACGGGAAGCAAAGAGAATAAAAAAGCAGCGGCGTATATCGTCAAACAATTCAAGAAAAATGGACTCACTCCCCTTGGTACCGACGGTTTCTTGCAACCTTTTACGGCCAAAGTACGCCGTGTAGTTGTCCCCGACAGTATTCGTCCTGCTTCAAACGTGATTGGTTTTCTGGACAATGGCGCGCCCTACACCATCGTCATCGGTGCGCACTACGACCACTTGGGCGAAGGCCGTCAAGGAAGCTTGCGTGACGCCAACGCTGTAGGGCAAATTCACAACGGCGCCGACGACAACGCGTCGGGCGTGGCAGGGTTACTAGAATTGGCGCGGTATTTTGCCAAAAACGACGTCAAAGAGTCCTATAATTTCCTCTTTATCGCTTTCGGAGCCGAAGAATTGGGTTTGGTAGGCTCGCGTTACTTTGTGAATAACCCTACTCTGCCGTTGGAAAAAATAAATTTTATGG contains:
- a CDS encoding pirin family protein, which produces MMPSTNAIIFLADQRGVSQLDWFRSYHSFNFGAYQAENREPFGSLRVLNDDTLDYERSLEMTVDQATDVVLIPLVGALEYENSLNQTGFVEAGQVQVFSAKEGMSYKVTNPYPDHLVNFLQIWLKRPPEDFTPKTEINTFDFSQKNRLLPLFNACVPGFIGRYDGRVEDIYQVQSAGKGVYVFVIEGAFEVQNRLLHARDGLSLSSVTEVEFEALSNDAMLLILET
- a CDS encoding intradiol ring-cleavage dioxygenase, giving the protein MERKEFLKRSLSLLGIAAVTPLVSACSKDTVDPTTSTSGSTTSQGSTNGSSSTNCTVTNSETEGPFPTKTPSSLVLKDIRSDRTGLPMTVAINIKNKNNNCTNLSGALVDIWHCDADGNYSEYGGTGMQSTNYTSVHFLRGRQTTDASGNVGFTTIFPGWYSGRAVHIHVHIYDATGKSLLVTQIAFPADVCDTVFTTATNYYKKGKADTTNEKDNVFGDGYANELATLSGSVANGYALTHTIVVSA
- a CDS encoding S41 family peptidase, translated to MAKLTIGMTVAFCIALFSCKQNNLDPQTTSSGSSSSNTSSNTADIRDSLWLYMQDVYLWYDKLPTTFNPRSYADPESEMDALRTYQTLDRWSFVEKASTFNSYFSDGETQDFGFWIKYDANNDLRVRYVYDQSPAGKAGVERGWKLTTLNGQSVKSMTDDAIVNAFYDATSTTFGFEKSDGTTSTVALTAATYTMNTVLFNKTYDVAGRKVGYFVFNSFTGTPSQNELKAVLSNFESAGVNELIVDLRYNGGGDVETQIMLANALAPTSVTKSSVMFSYLHNTKLSQWNETIRFSKTGSLNLSRIFFITSSASASASELLINNLKPYLDVKTIGSTTHGKPVGMYGFEVMDYVIAPIAFKTVNANNVGDYYTGLAVDAAVSDGLSKNWGDTQENCLAATLNYIQTGSFTVTSNARLSVEQVTMNQTLDKKIVKNTVVRR
- a CDS encoding LytTR family DNA-binding domain-containing protein, which produces MLKAIAIDDEPPALRVISHFCSQVPFIDLQKTFSRTDEALAYLNENEVDLLFLDINMPAMSGIDFYKAIPKAAMVIFTTAYAEYAVEGFNLSAVDYLLKPFTFERFQQGVQKALDYSQFIKKAEPELAVEYLYIKADYSTYKIAIADILFIEGLDDYLKIQLENAKPIVARMTMKSMVEKLPARDFIRVHRSFIVPMRRIENVRNKTITLSGNEIPIGSSYETEFFKRFSS
- a CDS encoding sensor histidine kinase; protein product: MPDDRKNLGGIKEASNFPKKYPFMKSPAWQFSVHVFGGLAFLALPYIFAPNGLSQLLHLTSNPHELTNFGSYLFMLGFFYLNYYYLIPAFYFTKKYIRYALGVGAGFGVIFLLLTSIDRTSIGPKIHQGRFEEHGHPPPPSNDETRLHDFPPPPHEMTTGNKPPVGFELSHALFLFLVGVFVSLALSINHRLRQTEREKLNTELSFLKAQINPHFLFNTLNSIYSLAIEQSPHTADAVVKLSSLMRYVMREADTDWVNLAQEFEYISNYVALQKLRLDDTVEVNFGIEGKPNGYKIAPLILISFIENVFKYGVNPQEKSLIRIQLSVEKGVLQLHTFNKKVRVFYDEETSSGIGMENTKNRLELLYPDNYELKIGDSVDSFTVDLQLRMA
- a CDS encoding helix-turn-helix domain-containing protein, whose product is MANEVLLQISSKLKDYRKSKGITIQQLADRAQVSKGLISQIENNRTIPSLLVLINLIRSLGVDLNDFFADVEQASEAKVLVKRSSEYQSFEKEQSKGFLYKRIMTRNIQSLPTDIVILELAPKATRAFMVKTNAYEYKYIISGEVEYTVGDQKYTLSAGDSIFFDANLPHKPVNVGDTTASMLVMYFFKE
- a CDS encoding GlsB/YeaQ/YmgE family stress response membrane protein, giving the protein MSHLIYVLIVGAISGWLAGQIRRGFGFGLFGNIVVGIVGAFVGNWVFGQLGVSLGAGLLSTILTSVIGALLVLFVIGLIKK
- a CDS encoding M20/M25/M40 family metallo-hydrolase, which gives rise to MSLFVHGQSVRPTTESVAKHIQFLASDKMKGRGTGSKENKKAAAYIVKQFKKNGLTPLGTDGFLQPFTAKVRRVVVPDSIRPASNVIGFLDNGAPYTIVIGAHYDHLGEGRQGSLRDANAVGQIHNGADDNASGVAGLLELARYFAKNDVKESYNFLFIAFGAEELGLVGSRYFVNNPTLPLEKINFMANMDMIGRYAPDRGVGIGGYGTSDAWPAIFKEVNGASVKFFTDNSGSGGADHASFYAKKIPVLFFHTGGHDDYHKPTDDIEKIDLASEVGILNIEIQLIENAMKLPKLNFTEVR